In Lotus japonicus ecotype B-129 chromosome 5, LjGifu_v1.2, one genomic interval encodes:
- the LOC130718548 gene encoding plastidial pyruvate kinase 2-like, which produces MAQVVATRSIHTSISHPTSGSAHDRAQTLLKPQTFASKLLSNNPAKVCFRSCSIHASKSAPADVVPVSPDDDSKIAEELLHMRGMQQLSDTTVGMWSKPMFRRKTKIVCTIGPSTDTKEMIWKLAEAGMNVARLNMSHGDHASHQKVIDLVKEYNAQSKDNVIAIMLDTKGPEVRSGDLAQPVELTTGQEFTFTIQRGVGTADCVSVNYDDFVNDVEAGDMLLVDGGMMSLVVKSKTEDSVKCEVIDGGELKSRRHLNVRGKSATLPSITEKDWDDIKFGVDNEVDFYAVSFVKDAQVVHELKSYLRSHGADIHVIVKIESADSIPNLHSIITASDGAMVARGDLGAELPIEEVPLLQEEIIKTCRSMGKAVIVATNMLESMIVHPTPTRAEVSDIAIAVREGSDGIMLSGETAHGKFPLKAVKVMHTVALRTEASIPGGQMPPNIGQVFKNHMSEMFAYHATIMSNTLGTSTVVFTRSGFMGILLSHYRPSGTVFAFTDKKRVQQRLALYQGVCPIYMEFSDDAEETFSRALDLLQKHGMVKEGEEVAIVQSGRQPIWRIHSTHNIQVRTV; this is translated from the exons ATGGCTCAGGTGGTAGCCACTCGATCCATTCACACCTCTATCTCACACCCCACATCAGGATCTGCACACGACCGGGCTCAAACGTTGTTAAAGCCTCAAACCTTTGCTTCCAAACTGCTCTCGAACAATCCTGCCAAAGTTTGCTTCAGGAGCTGTAGCATTCATGCTAGCAAATCTGCACCCGCTGATGTTGTCCCCGTGTCACCCGATGATGATTCTAAG ATAGCGGAGGAGTTGCTGCACATGCGTGGTATGCAGCAACTTAGTGACACTACTGTTGGAATGTGGTCCAAGCCAATGTTCAGGAGAAAGACAAAGATTGTTTGTACTATTGGTCCTTCTACTGACACCAAGGAAATGATTTGGAAGCTAGCTGAGGCTGGGATGAATGTTGCTCGTTTGAATATGTCTCATGGAGATCATGCTTCTCATCAGAAAGTTATTGATTTGGTTAAGGAATATAATGCGCAATCCAAGGACAATGTAATTGCAATTATGCTTGACACCAAG GGTCCTGAGGTTAGGAGTGGCGATTTGGCTCAACCAGTTGAGTTAACAACTGGGCAGGAATTCACTTTTACTATCCAGAGGGGCGTGGGAACTGCAGATTGTGTTAGCGTAAACTATGATGATTTCGTCAATGATGTGGAAGCAGGGGACATGCTACTTGTTGATG GTGGTATGATGTCTTTGGTGGTGAAGTCTAAGACAGAGGATTCTGTGAAATGTGAAGTTATTGATGGAGGAGAGCTTAAGTCAAGGAGACATTTGAACGTTAGGGGAAAGAGTGCCACACTGCCTTCGATCACTG AGAAGGATTGGGATGACATCAAATTTGGAGTCGATAATGAAGTTGACTTCTACGCTGTTTCCTTCGTCAAGGATGCACAAGTTGTTCATGAGCTGAAGAGTTATCTAAGaa GCCATGGTGCTGATATACACGTCATTGTAAAGATTGAAAGTGCAGACTCTATACCAAACTTGCACTCAATTATTACAGCGTCTGATGGG GCTATGGTTGCAAGAGGAGATCTTGGCGCAGAGCTTCCGATTGAGGAGGTTCCACTTTTGCAG GAAGAGATAATTAAGACATGCCGTAGCATGGGAAAGGCTGTTATTGTCGCGACAAATATGCTGGAAAGCATGATTGTTCACCCAACACCAACCAGAGCAGAGGTATCTGATATTGCAATTGCTGTTCGAGAAGGTTCTGATGGAATAATGCTATCTGGAGAAACTGCCCATGGAAA ATTCCCACTAAAAGCTGTGAAAGTAATGCACACAGTAGCGTTACGAACAGAAGCCAGTATACCAGGTGGGCAAATGCCTCCTAATATTGGTCAAGTATTCAAG AATCACATGAGTGAGATGTTTGCATACCATGCAACCATAATGTCTAATACCCTTGGAACCTCAACTGTTGTCTTCACAAGATCCGGTTTCATGGGTATCCTTCTAAGCCATTATCGACCTTCCGGCACCGTATTTGCGTTTACAGATAA GAAGAGAGTACAACAGAGGTTGGCTTTGTATCAAGGAGTCTGTCCTATTTACATGGAATTCTCGGATGACGCCGAAGAGACTTTCTCAAGAGCCTTGGACTTGTTGCAG AAGCATGGAATGGttaaagaaggagaagaagtagCCATAGTACAGAGTGGGAGGCAACCCATATGGAGGATCCACTCAACTCACAATATCCAGGTCCGAACAGTGTGA
- the LOC130720291 gene encoding hevamine-A-like, whose translation MAKNSHALFSALFFVLLIGASHAGGGIAIYWGQNGNEGTLSEACATGKYSHVIIAFLNKFGNGQTPEMNLAGHCNPATNSCTKFSADIKDCQRRGIKVLLSIGGGIGSYSLSSPKDARTVATFLWNTFLGGKSTSRPLGDAVLDGIDFDIELGSTQNWEHLARFLKGYGKRVYLGAAPQCPIPDKFLGTALETGLFDFVWVQFYNNPPCQYANGNITNLVNSWNRWTSSVHAGKIFLGLPAAPAAAGSGYIPADVLSSQILPVIKKSTKYGGVMLWSRFYDGQNGYSDSIISSV comes from the exons ATGGCCAAAAACTCCCATGCTCTGTTTTCTGCTCTGTTTTTTGTCCTCCTGATCGGAGCCTCCCATGCCGGTGGCGGCATAGCCATCTACTGGGGCCAAAACGGCAACGAGGGAACCCTCTCTGAAGCCTGCGCCACCGGAAAATACTCCCATGTCATCATAGCCTTCCTCAACAAGTTCGGCAATGGCCAAACCCCTGAAATGAACCTCGCCGGTCACTGCAACCCAGCTACCAACTCCTGCACCAAGTTCAGTGCAGACATCAAGGACTGCCAGAGAAGAGGAATCAAAGTGCTTCTCTCTATCGGTGGTGGAATCGGAAGCTACTCTCTGTCCTCCCCTAAAGATGCAAGAACAGTTGCAACCTTTTTGTGGAACACTTTCTTAGGGGGCAAGTCAACTTCAAGGCCATTAG GTGATGCTGTGTTGGATGGCATTGATTTCGACATTGAACTTGGATCAACACAAAATTGGGAGCATCTTGCACGTTTTCTCAAGGGTTATGGAAAAAGAGTGTACCTTGGTGCTGCACCTCAGTGTCCAATTCCTGATAAGTTCTTAGGCACTGCacttgaaacaggactttttgACTTTGTTTGGGTTCAGTTCTATAATAATCCTCCATGTCAATATGCTAATGGGAACATCACTAACCTTGTGAATTCATGGAACCGTTGGACGAGTTCTGTTCATGCTGGGAAGATATTTTTGGGGTTGCCGGCGGCTCCGGCGGCGGCGGGAAGCGGTTATATTCCGGCTGATGTGTTGAGTTCTCAAATATTGCCGGTGATAAAAAAGTCAACGAAGTATGGTGGGGTGATGCTTTGGTCAAGGTTCTATGATGGGCAGAATGGGTATAGTGATTCCATTATTAGCAGCGTGTGA